A region of Polyangiaceae bacterium DNA encodes the following proteins:
- a CDS encoding NUDIX hydrolase, whose product MALPPLPRIELVRESVSRSEENSANAFLHVERSVLRARFENGEPSKPFTYDIVARERLDAVVIAAHYVDEQGRPMVYLRSSLRPPVALRPKEQWPMPERDDLGGLWELPAGLVETDERSPEGLRCSAARELQEELGFEVEPDKLTPLGPSSFPAPGIIGERHFYFHVLVDPARRALPSEDGSVLEQNATIVAVPLDEALDLVRAGVIEDAKTELGLRRLAEMKER is encoded by the coding sequence ATGGCGCTGCCCCCTCTGCCACGAATCGAGCTCGTTCGAGAGTCCGTGAGCCGCTCTGAGGAAAACTCGGCGAACGCCTTTCTTCATGTCGAACGATCCGTGCTCCGCGCCCGGTTCGAAAATGGCGAGCCGAGTAAGCCTTTCACGTACGACATCGTCGCGCGCGAGCGGCTCGATGCCGTCGTGATCGCCGCCCACTACGTGGACGAACAAGGTCGCCCGATGGTGTATCTGCGGTCCTCGCTGCGTCCTCCCGTTGCGCTGCGCCCGAAAGAGCAGTGGCCCATGCCGGAACGAGACGACCTTGGAGGCTTGTGGGAGCTGCCGGCAGGGTTGGTCGAGACAGACGAGCGAAGTCCCGAAGGATTACGCTGCTCGGCGGCCCGTGAGCTTCAAGAAGAGCTTGGTTTCGAGGTTGAGCCTGACAAACTCACGCCCCTGGGTCCCTCGTCATTTCCGGCGCCGGGGATCATTGGCGAGCGGCACTTTTACTTTCACGTGCTCGTCGACCCAGCGCGCCGCGCTTTGCCATCGGAAGATGGATCGGTGCTCGAGCAAAACGCGACGATCGTGGCCGTGCCGCTCGACGAAGCGCTCGACCTCGTACGAGCTGGCGTGATTGAAGATGCAAAGACCGAATTGGGCCTGCGGCGTCTTGCGGAGATGAAAGAGCGATGA
- a CDS encoding NAD(+)/NADH kinase codes for MNGQAPASSSAAFASARPKVAVIVKRSAFQERVEEQKDARIRRLLAEGDPSVARLRASHDEHEATLGEVLATLSVLGVDVAFMGRAGESFDSSGLDLVVTVGGDGTLLSASHCVAAVPILGINSAPSHSVGFFCGARRGSVAAAIGRALRGELRRAVLTRMQVRQNGQVVHARVLNDALFCHISPAATSRYLVRFGGVEEEQKSSGFWIGPAAGSTAAQRSAGGRVLPLTSKDLQLVVREPYTPHGEHYELRRVLVPAGQTLVVRSKMHEAKLFVDGPNRSVDVCFGDVLEFGQAPEELTVLGISPKRRWGNQRAKRVLGEDTSGRKSAPSE; via the coding sequence ATGAACGGCCAGGCTCCAGCATCCTCGAGTGCGGCCTTCGCGTCGGCGCGGCCGAAAGTCGCGGTCATCGTCAAGCGATCGGCATTTCAGGAACGTGTCGAAGAGCAAAAGGACGCGCGCATCCGTCGTTTGCTTGCTGAGGGCGACCCTTCGGTCGCTCGCCTCCGCGCGTCACACGACGAGCACGAGGCGACGCTGGGCGAGGTGCTTGCAACGCTCTCCGTGCTCGGTGTGGACGTCGCGTTCATGGGTCGTGCGGGCGAATCGTTCGATTCGAGCGGTCTCGATTTGGTCGTCACGGTGGGCGGTGACGGCACGCTCCTGAGCGCGTCGCACTGTGTTGCGGCTGTTCCCATCTTGGGCATCAACAGCGCGCCCTCGCACTCGGTCGGGTTTTTCTGTGGAGCTCGTCGCGGCAGCGTCGCGGCGGCCATTGGGCGAGCGCTACGTGGCGAGCTTCGGCGCGCCGTGCTCACGCGCATGCAAGTTCGTCAAAACGGCCAGGTCGTGCATGCACGCGTGCTGAACGATGCGCTCTTCTGTCACATCTCGCCGGCGGCAACTTCGCGTTATCTCGTGCGTTTTGGCGGCGTCGAGGAAGAGCAGAAGTCGAGCGGATTTTGGATTGGTCCTGCTGCGGGTTCGACGGCTGCCCAGCGTTCTGCGGGCGGACGCGTACTTCCTTTGACGTCAAAAGACTTGCAGCTCGTCGTGCGCGAGCCGTATACGCCGCATGGAGAGCACTACGAGCTCCGTCGCGTGCTGGTTCCAGCAGGACAAACCCTCGTCGTGCGCAGCAAGATGCATGAAGCAAAGCTCTTCGTGGACGGGCCGAATCGTTCGGTGGACGTGTGCTTCGGCGATGTTCTCGAGTTCGGCCAAGCGCCAGAAGAGCTTACGGTTCTCGGCATTTCGCCGAAGCGTCGCTGGGGCAACCAGCGAGCGAAACGAGTGCTCGGCGAAGACACTTCCGGTCGAAAATCGGCGCCCTCGGAGTGA
- a CDS encoding HU family DNA-binding protein: MAKAKSESKKPASMSKSALLNAIAESSEGVTRKQVKLILDNLAQIAYRELKKNGIFTMPGFAKFRVVKKPATKAREGINPFTKQAMTFAAKPASKSVRARPIKAIKDAIA, encoded by the coding sequence ATGGCCAAAGCAAAGTCCGAATCGAAGAAGCCCGCATCGATGAGCAAAAGCGCCCTTCTCAATGCAATCGCAGAGAGCTCTGAAGGCGTGACCCGCAAGCAGGTCAAGCTCATCCTCGACAACCTCGCGCAGATTGCGTACCGCGAGCTCAAGAAGAACGGCATCTTCACGATGCCCGGCTTCGCGAAGTTCCGCGTCGTCAAGAAGCCCGCCACCAAGGCTCGCGAAGGCATCAACCCCTTCACCAAGCAAGCCATGACGTTCGCTGCCAAGCCGGCCAGCAAGTCGGTTCGCGCGCGCCCCATCAAGGCGATCAAAGACGCGATTGCGTGA